One Nitrospirota bacterium genomic window carries:
- a CDS encoding class II fructose-bisphosphate aldolase encodes MSSILEKVKGCVSVSGGKVEVKDAKAVRDIMDGLIYEAVFAADDARKKDLLRLVIEIAKKMGAVPSSIQSIYEEMGRSYPGFTVPAINIRGLTYDVAKVIFRKANQMNVGAMIFEIARSEIGYTKQKPLEYSAVVLAAAVKEGYTGPVFIQGDHFQLIRKNYLADPKPETEYVKGLIKEAVEAEFYNIDLDTSTLVDLDKKDLKEEQRPNFEAAADLAAHIRGIEPAGVTVSIGGEIGEIGGKNSTSEELRAYLDGFKETMKAGKGVSKLSVQTGTSHGGVVLPDGSLAQVKIAFETLREMSDVARKEYGLSGAVQHGASTLPDEAFHMFPETGTSEVHLATGFQNIIYDSPSLPAAFKNDVYEYLKTECAKEKKEGQTEEQFFYSTRKKGFGTLKKKWWDLPAEVKTPIMKELEEKFDLLFNKLKVGNTKDYVNKNMKIVAVEKKVADNVLG; translated from the coding sequence ATGTCATCAATACTTGAGAAGGTAAAGGGATGTGTCTCTGTTTCAGGCGGAAAGGTGGAGGTTAAAGATGCCAAAGCCGTAAGGGATATTATGGACGGCCTTATTTATGAGGCTGTCTTTGCCGCTGATGATGCGCGGAAGAAAGACCTTTTGAGGCTTGTCATCGAGATAGCCAAGAAGATGGGAGCTGTGCCGTCTTCTATCCAGTCGATATATGAAGAGATGGGAAGAAGCTATCCCGGTTTTACCGTACCTGCCATAAATATAAGAGGGCTCACCTATGACGTCGCTAAAGTGATCTTCAGAAAGGCAAACCAGATGAATGTCGGAGCCATGATATTTGAGATCGCCCGTTCAGAGATAGGCTACACAAAACAGAAGCCTCTTGAGTATTCGGCTGTTGTGCTTGCCGCAGCGGTCAAAGAGGGATATACAGGCCCGGTATTCATTCAGGGCGACCACTTCCAGCTCATAAGAAAAAATTACCTTGCCGACCCCAAACCTGAGACAGAGTATGTTAAGGGTCTTATCAAGGAGGCGGTTGAGGCGGAATTCTACAACATAGACCTTGATACTTCCACACTTGTTGACCTTGACAAGAAAGACCTTAAGGAAGAGCAGAGGCCGAACTTTGAAGCTGCCGCTGACCTTGCGGCGCATATAAGAGGGATCGAGCCTGCCGGCGTTACAGTTTCAATAGGCGGCGAGATAGGAGAGATAGGCGGCAAGAACAGCACATCTGAAGAATTGAGGGCGTATCTTGACGGCTTCAAAGAGACGATGAAGGCAGGCAAAGGTGTAAGCAAGCTCAGCGTTCAGACAGGCACATCCCACGGCGGGGTCGTGCTTCCTGACGGATCGCTCGCGCAGGTAAAGATCGCTTTTGAAACACTGAGAGAGATGTCTGATGTCGCGAGAAAAGAGTACGGGCTTTCAGGCGCGGTTCAGCACGGCGCGTCAACACTGCCTGACGAAGCATTCCACATGTTCCCTGAGACAGGCACTTCAGAGGTCCACCTCGCAACAGGTTTCCAGAACATCATATACGACAGCCCTTCCCTTCCCGCTGCATTCAAGAATGATGTTTATGAATACCTGAAGACTGAATGCGCAAAGGAGAAGAAAGAGGGCCAGACAGAGGAGCAGTTCTTTTACAGCACCCGCAAGAAGGGATTCGGCACACTAAAGAAGAAGTGGTGGGACCTTCCCGCAGAAGTAAAAACACCCATCATGAAAGAGCTTGAGGAAAAGTTCGACCTTCTCTTTAATAAATTGAAAGTCGGAAACACTAAAGATTACGTTAACAAGAACATGAAGATTGTTGCTGTTGAAAAGAAAGTGGCTGATAATGTTTTAGGGTAA
- a CDS encoding type II toxin-antitoxin system HicA family toxin, producing the protein MKSVSGKDFCRILERKGWQLKKVHGSHHVYMKAGRKERISVPVHGNKDLKTGMLRAIMKMAEIEEQEL; encoded by the coding sequence ATGAAAAGTGTTTCAGGAAAAGATTTTTGCAGGATTTTGGAGAGAAAAGGCTGGCAATTGAAAAAGGTACACGGCAGCCATCATGTTTATATGAAAGCGGGCAGAAAAGAACGGATAAGTGTACCTGTTCACGGCAACAAGGATTTAAAAACTGGCATGCTTCGAGCCATTATGAAAATGGCAGAAATTGAAGAACAAGAGTTATAA
- the rph gene encoding ribonuclease PH → MRPDNRAADELRKIKLRRHFIKAAEGSVLIEMGGTRVICNASIEKKVPPFLKGKGKGWVTAEYAMLPRSTSTRTYRESSKGKVGGRTHEIQRLIGRSMRSVVDVDALGEMTIWLDCDVIQADGGTRTASITGAFVALKDAVRFAIRTGLIEKNPIKDYVAAVSVGIVEGEPRLDLSYVEDSAAEVDMNIVMTGSGKFIEVQGTAETQPFDNKQFQKMLHLANSGISELIAIQKKALKDKS, encoded by the coding sequence ATGCGCCCGGACAACAGAGCTGCTGATGAACTGCGGAAGATCAAACTGAGGAGACACTTTATAAAGGCTGCTGAAGGTTCTGTGCTGATAGAGATGGGAGGCACAAGGGTCATCTGCAACGCCTCTATTGAAAAGAAGGTGCCGCCTTTTCTCAAAGGCAAGGGCAAGGGATGGGTCACCGCAGAGTATGCAATGCTCCCGAGGTCTACATCCACAAGGACGTACAGGGAATCATCTAAAGGCAAGGTCGGCGGCAGGACACATGAGATACAGAGGCTGATAGGCAGGTCTATGCGGTCTGTCGTTGACGTTGACGCGCTTGGAGAGATGACGATCTGGCTTGACTGTGATGTGATACAGGCTGACGGGGGCACAAGAACCGCTTCAATAACAGGCGCGTTTGTGGCGCTCAAGGACGCTGTCAGGTTTGCTATCAGGACAGGGCTGATAGAGAAGAATCCGATAAAGGATTATGTCGCCGCTGTCAGTGTTGGGATAGTCGAGGGAGAGCCGAGACTCGACCTTTCATATGTTGAAGATTCAGCAGCAGAGGTGGATATGAATATCGTGATGACAGGCTCAGGCAAGTTCATAGAGGTACAGGGCACGGCAGAGACACAGCCGTTTGACAACAAACAGTTTCAGAAGATGCTCCACCTCGCCAATTCCGGCATCAGCGAGCTAATTGCCATTCAGAAGAAGGCGCTGAAGGATAAGTCTTAG
- a CDS encoding nucleotidyltransferase domain-containing protein — MIDIPGALTEYFRNKEDIFLAFVFGSAASGRLTKESDVDIAVLCRRMPDFHEVLNITGEVSEIVNKEVDVVILNDSSPVIRMQVLKNGRLIKRKDDAIYNNFYVRTVKEYDDLKYIRKEAEDKILRGSIYA; from the coding sequence ATGATAGATATTCCAGGCGCACTTACAGAATATTTCAGAAACAAAGAAGATATCTTTCTCGCCTTTGTTTTCGGTTCTGCCGCAAGCGGCCGTTTAACAAAAGAGAGCGATGTTGATATCGCTGTTTTATGCAGAAGGATGCCTGATTTCCATGAGGTTTTAAATATAACAGGCGAAGTTTCAGAGATTGTAAACAAAGAAGTTGATGTAGTTATTTTGAATGATTCTTCGCCTGTTATCAGAATGCAGGTTCTTAAAAACGGAAGATTAATCAAACGCAAGGATGACGCCATCTACAACAATTTCTATGTAAGAACAGTAAAAGAGTACGATGACCTGAAATATATAAGGAAAGAAGCGGAAGATAAAATACTGAGGGGAAGCATATATGCCTGA
- a CDS encoding GerMN domain-containing protein, with translation MKKPQKNKSSKKEGGSWRFFILMIAVLFITAGASFLYFKPKFSFESSFISDITSGKSKTSEETENTDPGNLYNGSSSAVSEEGGREGSAIVIAEDVIRDYIKPYNTQLLDLYVDRAGVIYIDFSDGLQKNFKGDALDEFNMIAGLYAKLKAAVPGFTAMKILIQGKEADSLGGHIDISKPIGEGIAAAVK, from the coding sequence ATGAAGAAACCGCAAAAAAATAAAAGCAGCAAAAAAGAGGGCGGGTCATGGCGCTTTTTCATTCTCATGATAGCGGTTCTGTTCATAACCGCAGGGGCGAGCTTTCTCTATTTCAAGCCGAAATTCTCATTTGAGTCGTCGTTTATATCAGACATAACTTCCGGCAAGAGTAAGACATCTGAAGAAACAGAGAATACCGATCCGGGCAATCTCTACAATGGGAGTTCCTCTGCTGTTTCAGAAGAAGGGGGCAGGGAGGGTTCAGCTATTGTCATTGCAGAGGATGTGATAAGGGATTACATCAAGCCTTACAACACTCAGCTTCTGGATCTTTATGTGGACAGGGCAGGAGTCATATATATTGACTTCAGCGACGGGTTGCAAAAGAACTTCAAAGGGGATGCGCTGGATGAGTTCAATATGATCGCAGGCCTTTACGCCAAACTTAAGGCCGCTGTTCCGGGCTTTACAGCTATGAAGATACTTATTCAGGGCAAAGAGGCTGACAGCCTCGGCGGCCATATTGACATATCAAAACCGATAGGAGAAGGAATTGCAGCCGCTGTCAAGTAG
- a CDS encoding N-acetylmuramoyl-L-alanine amidase produces MKKLLTLLFLLLFSSYTGADDLNILKLRSSRHSDFLRIVLEGPENLIAKSIVNQRTNNIHVAFPGTAFEISEENVDVSYKKLGDDAILFSLGDFTGFKSFILKSPDRLVIDISQEIGAKVSNEKGLSHKSKTVVIDPGHGGPDYGIVKGGFNEKNVVLDIAKRINLLAQGNKLKSSLTRAGDNFISVSDRVNAAESENADVFVSLHVGNHKEIVLYVPVVTDIPAENILPYLAHKGQYDYQAKTNALLDAMQSSFTEKFSSDMVVVRHLPYSILSNVEAAAIMVELPSFEDASYINEFEAEIAGAIYKGITIYEETAKK; encoded by the coding sequence ATGAAAAAGCTCTTAACCTTACTCTTCCTCCTCTTATTTTCATCTTACACAGGCGCTGATGACCTGAATATTTTAAAGCTCAGGTCGAGCCGCCATTCTGATTTTCTGAGGATAGTTCTGGAAGGGCCTGAAAATCTCATAGCAAAGTCTATAGTGAACCAGAGGACAAACAACATTCATGTTGCTTTCCCCGGAACTGCATTTGAAATATCCGAGGAGAATGTTGACGTTTCATATAAGAAGCTCGGCGATGATGCGATACTCTTTTCACTCGGGGATTTTACCGGTTTCAAGTCATTTATTCTCAAATCCCCTGACAGGCTCGTGATCGATATTTCTCAAGAAATTGGGGCTAAGGTCAGTAATGAGAAAGGTCTTTCTCACAAGTCCAAAACCGTTGTGATCGACCCCGGCCACGGAGGGCCTGATTACGGCATTGTGAAAGGCGGGTTCAATGAGAAGAACGTTGTTCTTGATATCGCAAAGAGAATTAATCTTCTCGCACAGGGAAATAAATTAAAATCTTCCCTGACGAGAGCCGGTGATAATTTCATATCGGTAAGTGACAGGGTGAACGCGGCTGAGAGTGAAAATGCTGATGTCTTTGTTAGCCTGCATGTCGGCAATCATAAGGAGATAGTGCTTTATGTGCCTGTTGTGACAGATATCCCTGCTGAAAATATCCTTCCTTATCTTGCGCACAAGGGGCAGTATGATTATCAGGCAAAGACCAATGCCCTGCTTGACGCGATGCAGAGCTCTTTTACAGAAAAATTCAGCAGCGACATGGTTGTCGTAAGGCATCTTCCGTACAGCATTCTCTCTAACGTGGAGGCGGCAGCCATTATGGTTGAGCTGCCTTCATTTGAAGATGCTTCATACATAAATGAATTTGAGGCTGAAATAGCCGGGGCTATCTATAAAGGCATAACTATTTATGAAGAAACCGCAAAAAAATAA
- the murI gene encoding glutamate racemase encodes MPIGIFDSGVGGLTVMKEVMSELPGEDIIYVGDTARVPYGIRSAETVTRYSLEMIDFLVNKGIKLLIVACNTASAFALPAIKERFDIPVIGVIEPGAKRAIKTTRAKKIGIIGTEGTVKSSSYVHAINALYGNKPIVIKEHGTIRFDRYFEVSLDDLTIFTKACPLFVPLAEEGWASNDVALLTAGHYLEGIKREPIDTLVLGCTHYPLLKGVISQVMGDDVTLIDSACETVIEVKKALVQYGIENNSSAPLRMFYVTDAPERFIKVGERFLQQDILNISKIELGG; translated from the coding sequence ATGCCCATAGGCATATTCGATTCCGGTGTCGGAGGCCTCACCGTCATGAAAGAGGTGATGAGCGAACTTCCCGGCGAGGACATCATATACGTCGGCGATACAGCCCGTGTCCCTTACGGCATAAGGTCGGCTGAAACAGTTACGAGGTATTCTCTTGAGATGATTGACTTCCTCGTAAATAAGGGGATCAAACTTCTGATCGTCGCCTGCAACACCGCTTCAGCTTTTGCATTGCCTGCAATAAAGGAGAGGTTTGACATCCCGGTAATAGGTGTCATAGAGCCCGGCGCAAAGAGGGCGATAAAGACGACAAGGGCAAAGAAGATAGGCATAATAGGCACTGAGGGTACGGTAAAAAGCAGCTCTTATGTGCATGCGATAAACGCGCTTTACGGCAATAAGCCGATCGTCATTAAAGAGCACGGCACAATACGCTTTGACAGGTACTTTGAGGTCAGCCTTGATGACCTCACGATATTTACAAAGGCATGCCCTCTCTTTGTGCCGCTTGCAGAGGAGGGGTGGGCATCCAATGATGTTGCTCTTCTTACCGCAGGCCATTATCTTGAAGGCATTAAGAGAGAACCGATTGATACCCTTGTGCTGGGATGTACGCATTATCCTTTACTGAAGGGAGTTATTTCCCAGGTCATGGGTGATGATGTTACCCTCATTGATTCAGCCTGTGAGACAGTGATCGAAGTGAAGAAGGCGCTGGTACAATACGGTATAGAGAACAATTCTTCCGCGCCGCTGAGGATGTTTTACGTCACTGACGCGCCTGAGAGGTTCATAAAGGTAGGGGAGCGGTTTTTGCAGCAGGATATACTTAACATTTCAAAAATTGAACTTGGAGGATAA
- a CDS encoding DUF86 domain-containing protein produces the protein MPDKDIILAKTGNIQRCLRRIKETTNLNPESLNDIDKQDIFILNLQRATEAAIDIAAHIAASEGLGLASAIKDNFRFLNEAGIINESLLKKMQSMVGFRNIAVHDYQSINVDILKSILTGNLKDLEEFYTAVLKRFPLTER, from the coding sequence ATGCCTGACAAGGACATTATTCTTGCAAAGACAGGCAATATACAGAGATGCCTAAGGCGAATTAAAGAGACAACTAATCTCAACCCTGAGAGCCTCAATGATATTGATAAACAGGATATTTTCATTCTTAATCTTCAAAGGGCGACAGAAGCTGCAATTGACATTGCGGCACACATAGCGGCTTCAGAGGGATTAGGGCTCGCATCCGCAATAAAAGACAATTTTAGATTTCTGAACGAAGCAGGCATAATTAATGAAAGCCTTTTGAAAAAGATGCAGTCAATGGTGGGCTTCAGAAATATTGCGGTTCATGATTACCAGTCAATAAATGTGGATATACTCAAGTCCATATTGACCGGAAATCTCAAGGATCTGGAAGAGTTTTATACTGCTGTTTTGAAAAGATTTCCTTTAACAGAAAGATAA
- a CDS encoding type II toxin-antitoxin system HicB family antitoxin produces MKIKVVVHNAEEGGYWAEVPAIPGCHTQGDSWEELLQNIYEAIEACLSVDTEEIVLNSEDRVLEIAV; encoded by the coding sequence ATGAAGATAAAAGTTGTTGTACATAATGCCGAAGAAGGCGGATATTGGGCAGAGGTTCCTGCCATACCAGGCTGTCATACTCAGGGCGACTCGTGGGAAGAACTGCTGCAGAATATTTATGAAGCTATTGAGGCATGTTTGTCTGTTGACACGGAGGAAATAGTATTAAACTCTGAGGACAGGGTGTTGGAAATAGCTGTATGA